One Drosophila kikkawai strain 14028-0561.14 chromosome 3L, DkikHiC1v2, whole genome shotgun sequence genomic window carries:
- the LOC121502768 gene encoding uncharacterized protein — MVKFLQLNLNHCRAAQDLLSQTAIEQRIDIAILSEPYKAKPEGVWQQSADGGAAIWSCGQPPEHLSQRASIPGYARAKCQATTIYSCYLPPSMHIDAFKDVIQEIAQDARGRSPVFGPGPYAPRCPITTCAASSPSQSPPTTSRGYHAAVAPRQVDGPSASQLFDLTTDEDSADERPAVAVRSRPPGTSTRGPPRGGARQQLRGEPPY, encoded by the coding sequence ATGGTTAAGTTTCTCCAGCTTAACCTAAACCACTGCAGAGCAGCCCAAGACTTACTGTCGCAGACGGCGATCGAGCAGAGAATCGACATCGCCATACTGAGTGAACCCTACAAGGCAAAACCAGAAGGAGTATGGCAGCAAAGCGCGGATGGCGGGGCTGCCATCTGGAGCTGTGGACAGCCTCCGGAACACCTATCGCAGAGAGCTTCGATACCTGGCTACGCCAGGGCCAAGTGCCAGGCGACTACAATATACAGCTGCTACCTTCCGCCGAGTATGCACATAGATGCATTCAAGGATGTAATCCAGGAGATTGCCCAAGACGCTCGGGGACGATCCCCGGTTTTCGGGCCGGGTCCATACGCACCCCGCTGCCCGATAACTACCTGCGCGGCCTCGTCACCGAGCCAGTCACCGCCGACCACGTCACGCGGATACCACGCCGCCGTCGCCCCACGCCAGGTGGATGGGCCATCGGCAAGCCAACTCTTTGACttgacgaccgacgaggactccgCCGACGAGAGGCCAGCCGTGGCCGTACGAAGCCGCCCCCCGGGGACTTCAACGCGTGGTCCACCACGTGGGGGAGCACGGCAACAACTCAGAGGGGAACCGCCTTACTAG